The segment ggccttcttggagtaactagtttccccataggtttgagtccgaggaccatgcaagaccttggttctgtctagtacttaggttctttttggagtagctagtttccccataggtttgagtccgaggaccatgcaagaccttggttttgtctagtacttaggttcttcttggagtagctagtttccccataggtttgaatccgaggaccatgcaagaccttggttctgtctagtacttaggttcttcttgGAGTAgttagtttctccataggttttaGTTCaaggatcatgcaagaccttgtttctttctagtacttagattttcttggagtggctagtttccccataagtttgagttcgaagatcatgcaagaccttggttctgtctagtacttagattttcttggagtagctagtttccccataggtttgagtccgagatccatgtaagaccttggttctgtctagtactttgattttcttggagtaactagtttccccataagtttgagttcgaagaccatgcaagaccttgattctgtctagtacttagatttttttggagtaactagtttccccataggtttgagtccgaagaccatgtaagaccttaattctatctagtacttaggttcttcttggagtagctagtttccccataggtttgagtccgagaaccatgcaagaccttggttctgtctagtacttaggttttTAGAAAGTTGTCAATGCGCGTTAATTTTCTCAAAGCCGAAGGTCcggggacccgacatagctaaggttctgtttaactgttTCAAAATATTCTGGTTTGGCCCTCGGCTTCTTTCTCCAAAGGGAATTTAGCGAATCGGACTACTAGGCTTGCGAGAATTAGCCCCTTGACAAGTGCACGAGGCACACATCTGACGTCAAAAGACCCTAGAACCGCGCTCTGTTTAGCAATCCTTCCTGCGTAATCAACGCTTCGAAGTGTAGACTTGAGTGGAAGCTGAGTCACGACAATGACAGtgtgttcttgaaaataatGGGGAGGTTTTCGTGTAGCTTGTATCACCGCCAAGATGGTCTTCTTGAGGGACTCCTACTGGTAGGAGCTTGATCCCACCGTGATTAACCATTGCATTCGCTAACGCACAAGCTCTtgccacagacggtgccaattgtagggtcacgtttttcagccTAGGCCCAAGATGCATGGGACCTTAGACCAGTGAGCctgatacaatgaatttgtaaagagtggccTAAAAAGCTAGGTTTTAGTGTATAGACAACGGTTAGCATGGTGTTCTTCACAATCAAGCTAAGATGGACTAAGTTTCCCAAAGAGGATTGGTCCTCGGCATGGTCTGATGAGCTTTTTCTGGTGCCTCTAGTGTGTTGGGGGGTCTCAACCCCCTCTTCTGTCTCCCTCcactccctttttatagtagtttccttctTCCTGAATGGGGTTCCTAgagtaggtacttgtcccatctgcccttccctccagttgttgggagtggttgtaaaggcagaaaaACATGGTTatgtcaggcacaaggcactaAATGAAATCATGGCAGTTTTTCCCTCTAACATTTCCATTTTCTCCGTTGTCTTTTTCTACTTTAATACCTTTCATATTCCATGGAATGATTTGGAGTGTCATTACCAGTGGCAagttgcccccccccccccccttgttctcggctacatccatgccgaggagggttcttcccatggccgaggaggggtttttccttggactgggcccttggcccaatgtGGACATTGACATGGATCTcctggtcttttaccccccacaatagcttatctatttttagttttactaaacatattcttaattattggattaaaaaaaaaaatctaatattacCCTTTTTAGTGACGATCTAACTTATTTTGGTAAGGTAAAAATAAGCTAGAATTTGACTAAAAGTGTGTttagaatagttttttttttttttttttttttttttttactgaaaatttatttatttacttgctaaaagttgataaaaaaaatacaaatataactttaaaaagtttggttttaacaaattatacaaaagaaaaaataaattacttcAAACTCACTATCTGGCCCTTTATGGGGGAAATTAGCAACTTTAAAGGATTGACGTTTGGCTTTgtatttaacaaataaaaaaataaaaacccaacgAGTTTTCAAATTGCATCTCATGGAGTCAAAAACCATAATTTTTCACAATGATAACACttttcacaaattttatcaATGCTTAgctacattttaaaaaaaaattacatttttaaaatgcacCTTTTGAAAtcgttattatttttttatagcaCTTTAAGAATAATAATCCCCACAGACTATGTCATTTAAATGAGCTTATTTAcgaaatttactattttatttataaagcTTTATAATTCTCTTTAatgtataattatattttcataaaataaacaaaataacttagGGAAAAAAACTACCACCTACAAATATACACGTGGATGAAACCCCATTCAAAAGGCTTGAATTTCGATCTTTCCTATCTTCTTCACTTCACAAAAACTTATATGTGTAAAGTCGTCGGGGCTAACTGTGAACGATAATACgttaaaaattacttttttaatttcaaaaggAAGTGTAATAGATCTACCAAAAAAACCGTATGCATGTGGAAAAGCGCGCGGTACTAAAAAGCGGCATGTGGACTGGTGGAGGGCCCGGACTTTTGCTAGCTAGCAACAACTTGGAACAAGCCGAcacataaattgaaaaaaaaaaaaatagataataaattttatcaCCCAAATCTTATAAATTGTGGTGTTTTGATcattaaaataccaaaaaaaaaaaaaaaaaaaaaaaaaatcaaatctataatttatctataatatatataaaatcagaaGTGTGTTTAAGTTAacttaataagtaaaaaaaaaagatctaatATTCAAACtctacttatataaaaatactAATTAGTATCTTAACTTGATTATAAATAGCAATTATATAACCTATAGCTCGATTGTAAGGTTTTAAGGTTTTTTAGTCTCGTGATTTTACACTTCACAAATTTATCCTATatcttttaattgaatttaaattatattctataatTAAACTCTctattatactttttttagGGACTCCATTAGAATTTTGACAcgttatattttctttaaatggtaaACTAGATATATAGCTCCATGTATAAATacttattaataattaccattattatcaaattttatatttagacaaaaaaaagagaaaaaaaaatcatattatgttAAACTTTTTCTTATATTACACATTTACCAACTAGTCTCCATaatatctttcaaaaaaaaaaaaaaaaaacaagtatcCATAAAATTGatattcttcttaaaaaaaaaaaaagtatccaTACTATAGACTAAATGTAAATCATATTATCCAcactaatttataataataggtgatttattattgttatttaaattaaaacaaagaatacATGAAAAGAAGAATCTAGAACTAGAATCTCATgcttaaatcaataaataaagtccaaaattatattttgacttGTTACTGTACCAGACTTGTTAGTGAAGATAGTTGAAAATGGCTTTACTGACGAGTAGTATATAAAGACAAGAAGACAAGAAGCCAAAGACCAACTACCTTCTTCCACTGCTCTTGATTTTCTGTAACATCTTTCTCTCTTAGGTAGTTTCTCAGTAAAGCTCTTTCTGGGTTTCTCAGTAAAACTTATTCCTAGGTTTCTCAGTAATGGAAAAGCTTAGTTTGGATCATTTGCCACGTGGGGTCAGATTTAGTCCGAAGGACAAGGAGGTCATCGAACTCtacctgaagaagaagatcaCAGGGAATGATAAAGACACTTGGTTTATTCCCGAAATTGAGTTCTATAAAGATGAGCCCTGGGATTTACCAAGTAATCTTCTTGTTTTTCTATTATCACACACCCCCACCTTCATTTCTTGGAAAATTTAATGCTTTTTTGTGAAAAGGTACGAAAGTGTTTCACATTGTATTAGCTAGCTTGTTGATTGTTGTAGATTGTTGCTTGTTTTGTGGGCAGGTGTGTTACATTAATTAATTGATCTTAAGAAATAGTTGCAGAGATCATGTGTACATTATCTGTTTTCGGGTATTGGTGCTGTCTGGTTCATGTTGTTTCTAGTTACCGTTTTCTTTTGTATAAAGACTCATGCTTTCTTGGGCTATGCTCCTCTGCTCTAGTATGgctgtttttcttctttaaaccacttgtgtgtgtgtgtttgtgacTTCTTGGTCTTTTCTAGTAGTGTACTTACTAGATTACATAAGATTTGCATGATATGCCCATATAATTATCTCATAGTTGAGCAATTATATAATGTACATGGTcatatgatttttcccattttggGTGTCAAAATTTTGTGCTAAAGTCTGGTTTCTTGGACTGTAGTGAAAAGTGGAATTGATACGGAGGATCAAGAGTGGTTCTTCTTCACTGAACAGAGCCTGAAGCATCAGGAAGATaatccaaaaaagagaaaaagggatCAGAAACAAGAAAGGGTGAACAGGAAAACCAAGGCTGGGTTCTGGAAATCAACTGGTACAGATAGGGAAATCAAGTCTGGAGAGAGCTTGATTGGAATGAAGAAGACTCTGGTCTTCCATATAGGGACTACTAAGGGAAAAGAGAAGGGAATAGGGACTAAGTGGGTAATGCATGAGTACAGCACAACCCAGAAGGACTTTGATGGAAAGCACCCCGGTCAGGTTGACTTTTGCTATTCAATTTGTTTGATTGATGTTATATTGACCTGagattttttattgattactGCACTAAGTGTGTGTGGGTTGATAAATCGTTGGAGGTAACTTTAAAAGAGGATTGATTCAATTAGCTAGGATTGTGGAAACTGctaatttttgttaattcttaGTGAGGGGTTAACATTCTTGCTGGATTAAtgatctctcttttattttttatttttaatattttagattCATTAAAGAAGATATTCGTAATCCATCAAGGGATAGATACTGAAATTCTACATGTAGATACTGTTGCAAGGATTAGTGGTTTTAGCTCATGATATCCCCCATTGAGGAGAGGAGGAGACTCGTAGAAGACAGGgtgtgagtgtttttttttttaaccaaaagtAGTTTGATGGTTTCTTTTTGGGTTGAACAGTACTCACATTTATGAATGgagaatttgtttgttttgtcatttctgaTACATATTTACGTATtgttatttgcatttttttgtgGTAATTCAATTTGTAGTATATATTAGGCAATGATGTTATGTCCGCCCAAATTCACTTGGGTGCTTAACATTATGCAGAAGGCCTTTGTCCTTTGTCGTTTATTTGATAATCGAGAAAAGAGTACCAATGGTGGACCTGCTGCTTCACTTGATACCTCATCTTGTATTGAAGAAACGAAGTCTAAATCATCGCTAGCTCCTGTATTTCCAGCATTGGATGTGCAAGCTGAAACTCATCAAACAAGTAATCAATCTTGTTATGCTAAAATTCCTGATGAAATGTTGTCTGATGCTACAGCACCTGTTCAATGTGAAAATGCTGCTGTTGCAGAAAAACAGGAGGCAGAAATGACATCTTCTGAGGTGATAGGACCTAGTTTCCGCATCAGCACTTatgcttttcttcttttttctttttcttttttgctaattGATAAGTATAGTATATTAAATTAATCAATATCTTGCAACTCATGTTTCTTCTATCAGGATGAATTTAATGTGGAGGAATTTTTGAATAATCTCTCCCCATCtgcatttgatttttatttggagGAAATGATGTTTGATGCTACAGCACCTATTCAATTTAAAAATGACAACTTCAACTCTGAGGTAATAGGACTTAGTTTCAGCATTAGACACTatctgtggttttttttttttttttttttaatttatttattaataatttgatagttataatggggaggggggatttgaacgaTAAATGTCTCTGTTGGAAATAGTATGAGATGCCaactagttgagctacaaggcatAGAGtagtttttattgttattaaattGTGGGGATTAGAAGTGCAGATATTAATTATACACTTATCTTGGTTATTCATGTTTCTTCCATCAGGTTGACCAGGATTTGGAGAAAGCCCCCAAAATGTTCTATCCCCATCCACCAGAGCCATTAGATTGCAACCTTTCCTCCGTATCAACTATAACCACCACTACACCGGCTGTTTCATCTCCTGCCGCAGCTAAAGCTTCTCTTGAAGAAGCACAGTCTATGCTAGCACCAGCTTCAGTGTCACCAAAATTAGGAAGTGAAGTTGACAATTATCCCTGGAGTTTTCGATGTAGTCCAGCAGAAAATTCTGCTGGAATAACGTCTAGCAGTATACCACCCATTGAGGACAATGGTTATAACACTTGTGTTACaaaaaatgatgtggtaaaaacATCTGATGAGGTGAGAAAGGAATTAAATTCaagcataaaacaataacatcTCTCTTCTAACAGTTAACTAGTTAAGCAGCTATCTTATTCATTCATGTTTCTAACATCAGGCTAATTTGCAGGTAGAGGCAGGCTGGAATATGTTCCCTGTCACACCACAGCCACTAGGTTGCAACATATTATCCCCATTACACTCGCAGATGCAAGCGGATGACTGCCTTCGTTACAAGTCTAGCAGTCAAAATAATCTTGCTTTTGACAGTGAAACCCAGGAAAACATGGTCTCTGCACAGGTAAGTGAAAACTCTCAAGATATCTTTTATTAATTGATCTTGCAAGTTTTTCCAATAAATTTCTAGTTGTGTTAATTTGTAGCTCAAGACTTGTTATACTCGTTTGTGGGTACTTTTTGACTTATTCGATGTGGTTTCTTTGTGGTTGTCGTCTTCGGATAAATTGGTCTTCTGAAAACTTACCTTGCATTGTTATTATGTGTGACAGTTTGATCAAGAGTATCAAGATATGTTGTGGCTTGAAGATATCATCAATCCAAAGGATTCACCAGGGTTGTAAAAATCAGGATCATATCTAGGATCTGAGGGAGGGTCTTTGGATCAGATCATAGGATCTGATTGAAgatcataaaattttacaattaaagaATGTCAATGATTTAGATAGATAATTAATTCTTAATATTACTTATAAGACaaggcaaaaaaagaaaagaaaaaaaactatggcTTTCTTGGGAagtacttattaaaaaaaaaaaagtctttccCGGAAAGAGTAGAAGAATTTTAAATACTCTTTGAAGACAGCTAAATTAAAAAGGATATTAGTCTTTCTTACAAAGTTCAAAAGAAAGtttaatattctttaaaaaCAAAGCTAAAAGTCAAAGAATTATTAATATTCTCTGAAATCCCGCATGTAAAATCCCTCATGTGAGCAACATTCAGCCAAAGTTTTGGGAATTTTGCTGAAAATGGGTCATCTTCCTTTTCGCACTTACATTTGCAAACATTCCCTAAAGTCTTCTCACAGTGATTCACTCTTTTtcaactcaaaagaaaaagagacttCTAGTCTTTTACAAACCAAAGACCCATGGTCTTTTACAATCAACGGCCTATGGCCTACTTTTACAACTCAAGACAGACTTATTGTCATTGGAACTTGGGTTGTCACTCTCCCCCACTCTCCCACCCTACCCCCCagaaaaaagtctaaaaaagaCTACCAAATTGGGTTCCTTATTTTAGCTCCATGTTGAGTTTAAAGGTTTCTCTAAAAGAAACCACATTTTGGGTTGTTATTTTAATAATCCTTCTTAAAAGaatataattaatgtttaaatcATTGACATTTTAAATTTGTAGAATTGTGACATTTAAGATCCTGATCAAGATTTTAGCAACCCCAACTCCGATACAGAGTGAAACAAGTACAGTTGTCACTTCTATGTATAATGCAATTTGTATTTTACATCTCTGGGATATCACACTCTTCTCACATGGAGTGGATATCCTGGTGATACCAAATACCTTCTTGTGTATGATGTTGATGAGCACCGGATAGCTTTGGTCGTCTTACAAAGTGAACCTTACAAGTGCAGTACGTCATCATCTGCTGGTGCTGTGAACCAGTTCTATATGTATATAATGAATCAAGCAATCATTTGGAGTTAGTATAAGGATTTGGCAACTAAAATATTAGAGCAAgactttgttgttgttaaatCTGTATACAATGTGATTTATGTTCAGTTGTATTGGATAATTGTCGTTTTCTGTAAACATGTAATAAAGTGTTCAACAGGAGATTTTCTTTAATGTTATCTTCTTTAATCTTTGGGATAGTTATAGTCGATTTATTGTGCAAAGCCACAAACTTGTTTGCTGGAATGTGGGCGTTTTTAAGATGCTTATTGAGTGTTAGACAAAATGAATGCATGAAAATAGTTATCAGTGAGAAAGTCAAGCTAGAATTGAACTGTACAATGAAAAAGGCTAATGCACACAGGATGGGAATGAGTGACATGGTCTACGACCTCGAGGTTGAAGTTGCTCTAGTAAGGGGCTTTTGGCTTATATTATCCAGTAGTTTTAAATGATTACAGGCATCTCATATAGGTAAAGATTTAATTGATTGtcaaatttcaatgttttattGTTAATGATACTATTATTCTTAGTGCATTCACGCTTTCAAATGGGTTGCCTTCCAATGGTGGTAGTTTTACAATTAAAACTAACACGATACTGTTTGTACAATATTAAgtcttttctctcaaattttctaCATGAGGTTTCCATGGACATGGATGTGCAGGCAGGTTTCCATGGATAAACATGCAGGGCTAACACACGGCTTTCATGGTGACATACAGAAGCCCTATAGATGACGTGttggtggggaaaaaaaaaaaagggataattacactttactcaTCTGTGGTTTGTCTCTAATTTGATGTGCCTACTCgttgtttaaattttgacattttacccacctgtgattccCTCCGTTAAGGCTCTGTTACTCACCTCCGTTAAAAACAAggttaaatatgtatttttgcaccatttttatgtctctctcctcctaaaacataaaacacataaaaattcaagagaaaataagatcaaaatGTGCTATtggtaaaaaatattatgaaatttcgTAGAACTTCAACTTGTATTTGAACTTATCATCTCAACcacaaataaactaattataCATCTGAAAGCATGATAAAGCCGTATgagaaaaattagataaaaattaaaactcctaATCTAACTCAACAATGTTTAAATAAATCAATTCAAATCTCCTACTCCTCATGTCCAAAAACTAGAAACCCAGAAAAGTTTAGACAACAAGAATTGAAACTCCTTATGTCCAAAAACTGGAAACCCAGAAAAGTTGAAAACCCAGAAAActtcaaacaacaaaaattgaaactcctcaggtgattttgttttgatttttgattttttagtctttatttggaaagaaaatcttgattttcttgggaaaaCTATGAATACCCAGAAAATAGATCCCCAGAAAATAGATCAAAACAAGAATCCTAGATGCCACCACATGGGTCCCTCGAGAACGATCTACTCCGACCGGTTCATACCCAGTGGATCTGGGTCGAATTTTGCGCTTTTTGACTTGGTTTTGCCAAAGGTGAGCTCTACAGCTGAGGGACAAGAAGACACGTCAAGTGCCTATGCCACGCTCCTACGTGCCGCTCTTTTCAGCCCCAAAACCTCCGGTGAAGTTGCTTTTCCGGCCATGCCCGATAAGAGATCCACCCCCAGCCGGAATATTTTCTAGTACAAGAGTGAGATGCGTTGCTCCATGCACTCACTTTTGCCTTTTGGATTCGACAAGGCCGTTTAGGGGGTTAATCATAGCCTGGTCAAGGCTCCCTAGAAGGTTCCATGGTCACCTTATAAAGCAAAAATTATGTGAATTTGTTAAATTTGGCGATTTGGGTTGGTTTGGATTTCAATTTTGCAAATTGGGCTTTTggagttttttaaaattttggttttttttcattgtgcaataattatatttttaattttttgtatttgatccATTTGTTTTCTCTTATTCTGGGTTCATTTGTTGCTTGGGCGAGCTTCAAGTTTGGGAGTGAGGAGACATGAAAATTTTGCAATGAAAGCATGTCTAGAAAATGTAGGAGGCGGACAATccaacaaagtttaacaaacaTAATACCAACATGGATGTATCTCATCTTCATTCTTTGCTTATATTTGGAGTCAAAGATCTGCCACCTAAGTTGtccatttcaaaattattttatgctAGATTCAAGCTGCTCAAGGTGTTGGATTTGCAAGGAGTTAAAGTGACTGAACTACCACAAATTTCAATaaccctaactttttgatccgtttgagtttttgtttttgacatatttctgtgttagagtaacggtaagggagaggtgggttacggcacAGTAACAGTgagaatcacaggtgggtaaagtgtcaaaatttaaacaacaGGTAGGCACATCAAATTAGAgacaaaccacaggtgggtaaagtgtaattatcccaaaaaaaaaaaaaatagccgaTAGGCAAGAGAGAGCTAATAGTTGTTGTTCATAGCTCACAAAAAGGCAATAACTCACATGTAAGGAGGAGATTGTTAGATATACAAATATGAGTGAAGTTTcaaattgaataataatgagAAGAGTGAATGATTAATACAATATAGTTGAATCTAAACTCATAATCTTAAACTTTTGGGTTAAGTTGTGTCCGAATATGTTATATGAACAATGAATATCATCTCATGTTATCAATCATTTCGTATGTTGTATTGTAGATTGCTTGAAgtgatttcttgaagtattcAGTAGGTTGAATGTGTACATATGAATGTGTTTAAAGACTTTGGAAGAGTAAATGTTGCATAAGCAACCTAATATCTCCTTAAAGCATTTTCTCTTAGAAATTTTGCCACACCTTACGACTCTCAAAGTCTTAATTTTCTAATAACTTTATTGCTACAGAAAATTGGAATTTTTATAATCCTTTAATTTGATGATGAGGGTTTTATCTATAAggggaaaataaagaaatagttttttttttttttttaatccattaATTTGCTGTAGTAGTTTTGAACttgtttttatctttaaacACATTAGAATATTTTGAGCTAATATGACACGATAAAACTCTGATTTGGCGGGAATTAGGTTGTAAGTGCCGATTAGAATCCATGTATGTGTGACAAGGTGCTAATTGGCACCTTTGTCCTAGGCACATTTTGGCTCCAACTTCGTCTTTTGGAATGTTTTGGTTAATATTTTAACTTGTTTAAGGAAAATCATGAGTTTTCTTCGCTACTTTAAAGCCATTAAATGATCAAAACTTTATCTTAACTAGTTGCAAACTCGCGCATTACacgtaattattttttaaggtggtctcattattattattattttgtaatttgaactaatttaatgagaagtaatgcatttcataatcatatttatcacaaaataattttttattcttgtagaattgttttatttaaaatttgaaaccttaatTCTACCATAGTCAGTTGACTAATTTTTACATCTCTAAGTCAATTAAACACGTTTTGCATGCTACATGTGAATCTTCTTTTCCATAAGGGTTGAAATAatgtggttaattttttttctatggaagtgaaaaaaattaaaattcctgTACCTTGTCttgatgttttctaaaaattaaatttgccgattctctttcaataattgtgaaaattccaaGTAGTAATTCAAAAGGTAATTCATGTTACATGTTCATGCTTTGATTGTGTAATTGTAAGATTGATTTGGGttgtaatttataaattgaatatAGTAGTGCATATCTAAAAGGGTCTAACTCTATTATTTAGGATATTGAATATAGTGTTGTGTGTGATTTATAGAGTAGCGACAgttgtagtaattaaaaattagtttttcattgtcttttaagttaataaaaatcttacatatacttctttttttttcaaaaaaacctttacatatttttttaacatgaatCTTTACATATACCTTAATAAGTAAATtctatacatttcattttcttagatGCTCTAAAAAGAGACATCTAATCCAAAATAATAGtggctaattagtttttttatgaTCTTATTTATATCGtttcttattattatcatattttactGGCTGGTGATTTTCATAATAGAGGTATTAAATGAGAGTTAAAATCTTAGAACCTTTCATTAGATTTTAAAAGTCGTGGTGCGTGAAGAATATAAgcatttaaggatttttttttatattatattatttataaataatgttaaatgaaatgtcaaaaaaatgattttgaaatttttcatctttatttcttatatatttctattattactgGAGAACGTCttccttttagttttgataataaatatggTTTTCTagattagagtttgattagttttaagtttaaattttgtatgattgtatttaattgttgattatatgatttaattaagttaatttaaCGATTTATTTAATTGCATCGTAAAGTTTTTAATGACATTCGTAAGGTcgtctttaattaattttttactccttTAGCCGTCatcctctttgttttccaattaacagttactaattaatttatttaattgatgtttgatttcttttactaatctctttctctct is part of the Quercus robur chromosome 9, dhQueRobu3.1, whole genome shotgun sequence genome and harbors:
- the LOC126698729 gene encoding protein NTM1-like 9 — protein: MEKLSLDHLPRGVRFSPKDKEVIELYLKKKITGNDKDTWFIPEIEFYKDEPWDLPMKSGIDTEDQEWFFFTEQSLKHQEDNPKKRKRDQKQERVNRKTKAGFWKSTGTDREIKSGESLIGMKKTLVFHIGTTKGKEKGIGTKWVMHEYSTTQKDFDGKHPGQKAFVLCRLFDNREKSTNGGPAASLDTSSCIEETKSKSSLAPVFPALDVQAETHQTSNQSCYAKIPDEMLSDATAPVQCENAAVAEKQEAEMTSSEDEFNVEEFLNNLSPSAFDFYLEEMMFDATAPIQFKNDNFNSEVDQDLEKAPKMFYPHPPEPLDCNLSSVSTITTTTPAVSSPAAAKASLEEAQSMLAPASVSPKLGSEVDNYPWSFRCSPAENSAGITSSSIPPIEDNGYNTCVTKNDVVKTSDEVEAGWNMFPVTPQPLGCNILSPLHSQMQADDCLRYKSSSQNNLAFDSETQENMVSAQFDQEYQDMLWLEDIINPKDSPGL